The genomic stretch CAACCCGGCCGCCAACTCGTTGACGGTCTTCGGACCGCGTCGAAGTTCTTCCAGAAGGTGGCGCCGATTGGGGTCGGCGATCGCCATGAAGGCGTCGGAAAACATCATGCCTCATTTGTGAGGCAAAGTTTTTCGAATCTCAACTGTCTGCTTCTGCTTTTCTTCTTGGATCAAGCCGCAATGCTTCCGGCGTCACGGAGCGGTCGGCCGGCTGCGTCTTGAAGGCGTCGCGATCGCCGATCGGAACCGGAGCACGGCGGCTGATGCGCAGCAGCGTGTAGCCGGCCAGCGACAGATGCGCGAAGGCGGTCGCCAGGAACAGGCCCTCCGGGCGCATCCAGCCCATCAGCGCCGCCGCCAGCAAAGGCCCGATCATAGTGCCGAAGCCGTAAAGCAGCAGCAGTCCGCCTGACACTTTGACGAAGTCCTCGGCACGGGCGTGGTCGTTGGCATGCGCCACGGCGATCGAATAGAGCGTGTAGGCGAAGGCGCCGTAGGCGGCGGTGAAGACGATGACGAAGACGCCGGAGCGCGGCTCGAAGAGGAAGATCAGAAGCGCGAACAGCGCCGCGCCGAAGGCTGCGCCGGCCAGCACGAAACGCCGGTCGGTCTTGTCGGAGAGACGCCCGGCCGGCAGCTGCATGGCGGCGCCGGCGACGACGACAAGGCTCATCATCAAGGCGATTTCGGCGGTGGAAATGCCGATGCGAGCGCCGTAGACCGCACCCAGCGTGCCCCAGGCGCCGTTGGCGATGCCGATCAAAAGGCAGGCGATCGCCGACACAGGGGAGTTGGCGTAGAGCCCCTTGACGTCGAGCTTGACGTCCTGCAGCGGCTTGGGGTGCGACGCTGTCGAAACCGCGGTCGGGATCAGCGAGAGGCAGAACAGGATGCCGGTGATCATGAACAGCGACGCGGATTTCACGTCACCGCCGGCGACGATCATCTGTCCGCCCATGATCGAGGCGTAGGTGACCATCATATAGAGGCCGAAGACAGTTCCGCGGTTCTCGTTGGTGGCTTTCTCGTTCAGCCAGCTTTCGATGACCATGAAGGCGCCGGCCATGGTGAAGCCGGTGAAGGCGCGCAGCAGGATCCAGACATATTCATCGATGATCAGGCCGGTGAGCAGGGCCACGATGGCTCCGGACGCGGCAAAGGCGCCGAAGGCGCGCACATGTCCCGCGCGGCGCACGATGCGCGGGGCAAAGAAGCAGCCGGTGACGAAGCCGCCGGCCCAGGCCGTGCCCATCAGGCCGAGCGACGCGGTGGAGAACCCTTCCACCTGGCCGCGCAGGGGCAACAGCAGCCCATGCAGGCCAGATGCCGCCAACAGGAAGGCAGTGCCGCGAAGCAGGGAGAGGATCGGTCGGTAGGATGCGAGCATTTTTTGATCCGGCTGGACTCTGAAAGGGATGGCAGGGTCTGAAGACAGTCGCATTCCGGCTTTTCAGCGGCGAGCCGTCCCGCCCCGGTCCTCTATCCGCGGCGGAAAAGTGCTTCGGCGGCCGATTTGGTGTTGTCCTTGGCCTTGAGCTCCGCTTCCAGCCTGGCGATTTCTTCGCGCAATATGCCGATGCGCTCCGACAGCTCGCCGACGGAAAGCAGCGACAGATCCTGCCCGATCTCGTGCGGACGCGCCTTCTTCTTGGGTTCGTCGTTGAAGATCGCCATCGTTGCTCCTCCTCCGCCACACCAGATTGGCCATTTGCCTGATTTGGCAATGAGCATACATAGGGCAAGGGTGTGGATGCAAACAGCCGGTAAGAATGCGGCGAGGAAAGACGGGAAACTTCATGGCGAGCGGACAGAAAATTCCGGCAAGGATGACGGCAATTGCAATCTCGGAGCCGGGTGGTCCACGGGTGCTGAAACCGGAGACGCGCGATGTCCCTTTGCCCGGCCCCGGCGAGATCCTGATCAAGGTGCATGCCGCCGGCGTCAACCGGCCCGACGTGCAGCAGCGCAAGGGCGCCTATCCGCCGCCGCCCGGCGCATCGGACCTGCCGGGCCTCGAAGTCTCGGGCGAAGTGGCCGCGCTTGGCGACGATATTTCGCGTTGGCGCAT from Mesorhizobium sp. 113-3-3 encodes the following:
- a CDS encoding MFS transporter, with the translated sequence MLASYRPILSLLRGTAFLLAASGLHGLLLPLRGQVEGFSTASLGLMGTAWAGGFVTGCFFAPRIVRRAGHVRAFGAFAASGAIVALLTGLIIDEYVWILLRAFTGFTMAGAFMVIESWLNEKATNENRGTVFGLYMMVTYASIMGGQMIVAGGDVKSASLFMITGILFCLSLIPTAVSTASHPKPLQDVKLDVKGLYANSPVSAIACLLIGIANGAWGTLGAVYGARIGISTAEIALMMSLVVVAGAAMQLPAGRLSDKTDRRFVLAGAAFGAALFALLIFLFEPRSGVFVIVFTAAYGAFAYTLYSIAVAHANDHARAEDFVKVSGGLLLLYGFGTMIGPLLAAALMGWMRPEGLFLATAFAHLSLAGYTLLRISRRAPVPIGDRDAFKTQPADRSVTPEALRLDPRRKAEADS
- a CDS encoding DUF1192 domain-containing protein gives rise to the protein MAIFNDEPKKKARPHEIGQDLSLLSVGELSERIGILREEIARLEAELKAKDNTKSAAEALFRRG